The genome window CCGCAgagcctgcccagagctgctccagaggcctttctcccagccccctcctgggcaCCGCAGGGAGCCCCGCAGGCTAGAAGCACACTCAGGCCCTGCACCAGCCAAGCCCTcagcaaaggcagcagggaaaccagctTGGCTAGGCTTGAGGGCTGTGAgactggcagggggctgaggtgaGGAAGAAAGGAGGGGGCTCCTTGCAGGGGCCATTTGCCCCGCTTCccacagtgacccctgctgggaaAGGCCAGACCCAGGGTACATGGGAgctcaccttcctccccccacagcacctcTGCTGGGaaaggccagggctggagtagccagtaactctccccacagccagctcccaagAGGGAGCCAGCATCTGCAATAACCAAACCAGCCAGTAGGGGCAGGttattttaaaaccatttttattaacCCTTCATGCAACTAAAAATACACATGTAGTAGACATGACCCCCCCAGAGCTGTTTATCTCAGTGCTGCCAAAGctgtcccagcccagccccatccTCCCCGCCCCTTCTAATGGCGCCCAACCCTGCTCTGACCCCCATGGCACTTCAGTGCAACTCCTGAGACAGTGGGGTCTTCGGCTGCCAGTCTGCACAACCTCTATAGCTCTTTGCCTAAGCTGTGCCTTAGAGGTagcgcccccccccttccagatgcGTTTGCCATGGCTCTGCTGGGGCTTGTTTAGCAGGATTTACAATTGTCCAGTATTCCCATTGGCTTTCTCTGTTATTCCGCCATGGCTGTGGTGTGCTAACATTCCCCCTGCTATCCGACCCTACCCTTACTGCAGGTCTAGCGCTCTCAGCATAAAGGCTGTTGTTGAGAACATGATTGCATGGAAGGGAGAGGAAGCGTGACCAGGAGAACAGGGGGACAGAACACAACTGGCAGAAGTTCACATGATAAACTCCAGGGGGAGGAAGTACAAAACCCCCCACCACCCCAAACAGTTGCAACTACCCAGAGCTTTGGGTAGGGCTGGAAGATGCCTTTGAAGCTCAGGACCCTGTCCCTGCTTAACAAGGATGCAGCAGCCAACTTTGGGAAAAATCAAAGTCAGCTGCTAACCCTTCTTCCCACCCACACCCAGCACTGGCTCAGGACACAAAAAGGGATACAACTTCCTTGTCCTCCAGGGAGGCATGGGCTCCCATCTGGCCCATGGGCAGGACACAGGCTGTCTCGGGGTGGGTATTTTGGTGATACTGCACCCAGGGCTGTATCCCGCCAGCAGAAGAGGTGCAGGGTAGAGGGAACCCCCATAAACTGGCTCAAAGGGCTCCTCCACCTAACTCCTACAGGTCCCTCAGAGACGTGGAGAATGCACAGAACTCATCACCTCTGAACTCcacagctcggggggggggggaggggggagctgaggCCACAACAGCTCCTGTCTCTGGAATACAAAAGGGGGGGAATATTAGAGCTGCTCCCCCATCTCAGCATCCACCCCACagagccccctctcccctccaacaGGGGTGAGGCCTGCACttgaggatggggaagcactACCCCCGTCTCTCAAGTAAAGGCAACAATTCCTCCCCCACCTGAGGTGCAGCCCTTCAGAAACTGGCAGGGGACAGCTCTGTGGCTCAGTGCCCCTGTGAGACTCAGAGGGACTTGCGGGGGCGTTTGAGGAAGGCCAGGGTATAGTCTCTTGGAGCTGACACCTTCTGCTTCTTCATCTGCACCTGGGACTGGGCCGTGAGCTGCAGCTTGATAGCGCTCGAGTTGATCTTGGCAGCCACAAGCAGCTCCTTCATACCCTTCATCTTTTCACTCTGAAAAGTGAGGACAGGGCCctcaggtgggggtgcagggggtgccCCTGGGGTTggggctcccccctcctccttctctcctgcAGGGGGCTTGTCTGGTCGCTGGCCTGAGCTGGGGCGCCGCCGCTCAGGGGCCTTTTTGGGCAGGGGGGGCTCCTCAGGCTTGGACTCGCGGCGGGGTCCACGCCGGCGCCCTTCACGGGGATCCTCGCTGCCCTGCTCATCATCCTCATTGGCCTCCGCCTCTCGTGCCACAATAGTCACCTTCTGGCgcacctggaaggggagggagtcaGTGGTGGGACCTGCACCCTATAGCTACTGCCacaccccagtctccccagagcccAACCCTAAGGCCCCTGCCCTGCTGACACATCCAGTCCTGAGTTCCCAAATCCAGCAGGGACCCCCAGACATGAGCCCTCAAATCTGGCAGGGTCTCCCAACCCTCCAAAACCCAGCACAAAACCCCCACAATCCCAACCCGGGTTCACAACTGCTCCcaggcctagccctgcccccatcacccCTCACCTGTCCATCAAAGCGCCCCAGGGACTGCACTAGGAACGTGGCCCAGCCCACATGCAGCAcaggtgtggggctgccttcttcCCACTTGCAGATGCCATCATAGAAGCGCAGCAGGTGTGCGAAGCACTCGGGGTCCTGCAGGGCCGAACCTCCAGCCTGCACTGGGGACCCCTGAATAGGGAGAGAGTTAGTGTCTTCCAGGGACCCAGCATGCCAGCCCAGCAtccccccacatctccccagtccctccagcctggcattcctccctccccggtcCAACCCCCTGGTCCCTCCAGTGTGGCATCCCCCCGCCCTGGCCCCTCCGGCCCTCACTGGTGCTCAGCCCCAAGGGCCCAGCCCAGTACCCGCCtcacctctcctctctccccaggacccTTTTCCTCAGGTGGCTCTGCCAGGTTGGCCACCTCCTTGAGCAGGTTGGGAACCACATCGTTGGCCACATCAAAGAATTCTTTATAGATCTCCTCATCCTCCCGGCAGTAGTTATAGCTGGGAGAGGACAGGACAGGACCAGGAAGTTAGCAGCTGGGGCCAGCACCCtctagaggggaaaggccccatgTCCCATTCTCCCAGGCTTAAGCCGTCCCTTGTTTCTCacttccccagtgccagccagttCCCAGGTATGGGGCAAGATCAGAGCCAGCGCCTCAGAGGGGAAAGTCCCACATCTCCCTCCCAGACATGAATAGCTGCAGCCTCATTTTTAGGCCAGCAGTTGCCCGGGCTAGTGGCCAGCCAGGCCCTAGcaaagggaaggtttgggggccGTAGGGGGCCTCCCCAGGCACTCACTCCTGGATGACAGTGGCTGTATCAGCCCAGGCCTCCAGTGCCTCCTTGACATTTTTGTTGCGACAGTGGTAGCCGGCCAGGTACATGTAAGGGTAGATGTGCTCATTGTTGTAGTACTTTCTGGCTGAGTTGATgccctgcagggggaggagggagagaataaAAGGCCGTTCCCACCAAAGTATCAGAACATTTACCTTTCACATATTACATCCCAGCCATAAATCCCTTGGGATCCCAGCTCCACCCAACTCTACCAATGCCCCTCAAGCCTGGTCCACAGTCCCTCCCTGCCATCCCAGCTCTGGgtttccccccacagctctgctagtGTCCCTCAATTCCAACTCACAGCCCCAGCAATTCCAGTCTTGTACTCTGTCACCTTATGGTAGATGGAGAGGGGGTCTGGTCTGCCTGGTGTCGGCTCCAGCTCCTCCAAGTCAGCCAAGTTACCCAGCGCCATCGGGTACCTGCCAGAGCAGCAGAGTGGACAGGAGTGTTACCCCGGGAAAACAGGCAGCTGGAATTGGGAAAAGAGACCTTCTATCCTGACTCTGACAGCCAGCACTGtggcagcactgcaatgcctggCACTTAGGGGCGGTGCACCACAAGGCAGCAGAAGGCAAAAGGCCCAGTGATTTCAAGGGGTGCTGGATAAGACCCATGCACTGACTCCTTCCAATACTGTCCCCTTCTATGCCACAAGcactgcaccccaaccctttggcACATATAGCACAGTGACTAGCAGGAAGTGAGTACAGCCAGCCCCATGGCATGAGGAGGGAGCCAACCTGGTCCTGAGTGGGCCCCATCGAGCTCAGGTCGGGTTGCTGAGCTCTACTAAAGAACACCTCCATCaccactcctgcctccctcccagtgctCTACGAAGGGCAGGGTCACCAGCCCTATGGCTAGAGGGACTCCTAATGTTGAAGGCTGATTTCATAGCACACAAAGCAATGAGAACCACTTCCCTTGCTATTAACTAACATTTACAGACCAGACAAGTCAGCAAAGCACGCCCGCCTGAAGGGTGTTTCCCTTGGAGCCTCCGACACCGGACAGAACCAGGTAACAAGTACAAAGCTGCTGACTTTGGCCATCACAACATCTCCTCTCACTAAATAACCATCTGACCCCCGAGAATGTCCCCCGAACAGTGATGTTTAAAAACCAATAAAACCaggaaaaatgctttaaaaaaaaaatcaacatcaaGCTTAGCTCTCAGAACTATCAAAATAAAACCGCCTCACTGGCCCAGCCTAATTATCCCCCTGACAATGGAAAAACAGAGGGATTCAGGGGTGACAGCTGAAGTCCAAAGCTGCCCCGTCTCCCAGAactgggatagaacccaggagtccagactcccagcccccgactcccctccccaaactgtgGCTTCAAACACCAGCCATACTGACCTCTCCAGGTGCCCCATGTCGTAGAGAACCCACAGGAGGCGCTGCAAGGAAATGGGAAAGGTGGCTTGCTGAGGACACAGAGTCAtgggggggcaggaacaggagggTAAGCCCCATGCCCCCTGCGGATAATTTCCCAGTGGAAGGGAGAGGTGTGCACAGCAGAGGAACAGACAAATGGATGAACAtggaggggtgcagaagggactgGAGCAGTGGCATAGCCAGAATAAGACAAGGAGGTAGGCCCTGACTTAAGGTGAGCAGGCAATGATGGGTCCACCTCTCTCCCTCCAGaaggccatgggggggggggggaaggaagggatagCTACACTGGCCAGGGGCTCCACTCAGGGATTCCCCAGGGAGTGCTTCTGCTGGAGAGAGGGATTGGGGCCTGCCTTGCTACGCTGCCCAGTGctcccagtggggagcaggatCGGAGTATGGGagcttgccctgctctgctcccactcTTGGAGCTCTGAGTGAGGTCAGGACATGGAGATCCATCCCATTCTGGCTGATCCTCCCAGTGGtgagcagggtctgggcatgcCCTTCTCTGCCCACCCAGATGCAGAGTTTGGAATGGGGCTTGTCCCACGttggctgccccctgctcctggcgGGGAGCATGTTAGAGCACCAGGGCTTGTCCCGGCTCTGGTACTCCAGCTGCCTAACAGGATCAGGGGCTTATAAGCCCTCAATTCCACTCCCTGGCAGGAATGTTGGGCAAGCAGAGCAGGGCTAACCACCAACTCCATTCTCcaggcccagctggagcaccaggcagTGAGGGAAAAGCCTCCCTTTTGGGACCCgagccaggactgggggtggGTAGGCCTGGATACTAAGGCAGTGGGTGGGCCATGGCTGACTCTGGTCCACCTGCAGCTACACCCTGGATTGGACACATTCCAGTTGGAAGTTGGAGCAAGTTGGAAGAGGccctgtggggtgggagaggaagctgATGGGCCTGGGGATGGAGCAGACATGGGGCTGTGCACAGGGGGAAGAGGACTAGATGCACacatggggagggggcacgtcccacctgctgcagctgcagcaactCCAAGCTATCGGTGTGCAGGTCAATGGAAGGGTTGATGGCACACACCATGAAGGCCACTTCCATGTGCCGATCACAGCGCAGGTACGAACCCTTCAGGTACAGCCAGCTCTGTGGGGGACAGGAGTAGGTGAGTGAGGTATCTTGGCCAACCTACCCCAAAAGCCCCACAGCTGGCCCAGACCATAGGGGTGGTggtaggagccaggactcctgggttctatccccagctctgcctaGTCCCTTCCCCTCGAGGCCTCTATTTCAGCTGTGAGCTCTTCAGAGGAGGTCCTGGCCTGATGCACACCTTATCCCCATCTAAGCTGGGGTCTAAGCAGTATCTGGTCCCACCACGGGTGGGGTGTTGATCTTAGCCAGGGTACAAGCGATGCCTAGTCCAAGGCAGGTGAGTGCCAATCTCGGTATGAGCAGTGGTTGGTCCAAGAGGGCTGGTGACCAAACGTATTTACATTCTGCACACAAATGTAATAATCGTATCAAAtgtgccttgtgaggtatcactGGAGAAGAAAAAGGTGCCTCCTAAGTAATACCATGGCAAGATGTGTGGAGCAGCCCTATATGGAGAATAATGAACACAAGCATAAATTACAACAAATGTGATGAGGGAGAGGGACACTGTTCCTCTAAGGCCAGGTGGGACCAGAGCTTCCTGTCAGTCGCCACACAAGTGCCGATCTTTGGTGCAAGAACAAAGCACTCTGAGTTTTAGTAAACAACACGGAACCTCTTTAACCACAAGACCCTCTTGGCTGCATCCTCACAGTGGGAAGGAACTGTGTAGGGATAACCTCAGGACAGTGTATTTCAAAGGGGGCCTGGACTAGGAAAGTGAGGGGCACACACACGCCAGTGCTTGCTCTCTCTCATACCCGAGAAGACAAAAGAACTGGTTTTCTGCAAGATTCCTGGGGCAGCCCCATTGCTGGGACCATGTGGTAAGAATTTTACCTTGAACTAAGTCCAGCTTGTTACATTTAGTTGTTAGAAAGCGCTTTATCTTTGTTTCCCTTGTAGCCATTTCTGACGATATTGTACTCATTCACAATCTCTGTGTCACTCAAAATGTTTTTAACTCACATCTAATCCAGAGCTCTGTTTCAACACTGTCCCTCACTGGGATGAATTACACCCCAGAATGAGACAGAAGCCTCCAATCTCAGCTGGGGTCTGAACAGCACCCCACCTAATGGGGGGGGACCTTATCTCATGCTGATCAGTTACAGGTTACCAGCTGCACCAGTTCCTAAGGTTAAAGCACAAGGGAACTTGCACAGCAGTTTTCTGATCCAAATAGATAGCCCCAATTCTGCACAGACCCCAAGACTATTCTCCCAGCACGCTCCCCACTACATctcacagccccccacagcctcaCCTCCCCCGGCAGCTACATTTCACTGtaaccccccagcccctcacaggcTCACAGCCTGCCCTCACTTACTCTCTCCGCCACACCAGCATTCACAGTCTGTCCACGCCGATCTTCGTTGCCTTTGCCGTGCCAGGTCACTTCGGCCGTCTGCTCACCATCCCGGCCAAACACCACCCAGGCATGGTCCTCCGAGAGCGCCAAGTGCACATCAGGCAGCCCCAGcacctggcaggcccccaccacAGCAAAAGCCACCCCTGAGCTGTCCAGCTTAGTGCCTGCAAAGAAAACACCGCATTAAGGGGCGCTGTGTTGCAAGAAACAGCTTGGGGCTCAGTAGAGGGTACTCTCTTCTGAAAGTGCTGATCCCAATGGGccactgtgcactttcccttgaAGTCAGTGGTGATCCCTATGCCAGCACGGTGCTAGAGGGCGCTATGCTACAAACAACAGGGCTTAGGAGAGGGTGCTGTCTTCACAGTACCAACTCCAATGCCCCatcactagggggtgctgtgctgcaggccaCAGAAAGACCTGGGATCTTTCAGGATGCCCCAGTCCAGCcatactgcccccagccccatgccagtGGGCCCCCTACCTGTGATGAAGCTGAAGAGGGACTGGATGTGGGCCCGGTCTTTGAAGTAGGAGCGGCTAAGGCTGTTCCAGATAACATCCGACACCTTCTTGACCAGTTCGCGAGAGGAGAAGCCCTCAGGCCGGGGGTAGAGGGACAAGTCGACAGCGCCACGGATTTGGGCAGTGAAGCGGGCATAAAGCGCTGCCACAATGGACAGCTCAGCCACAGGGAAATAGGTAAGGCTATCGGGTTCAGGGCCCGGGCGTGGCTCAAAGCTGATGCCTGGCACATTGGTAGGTATGACACGGTTTACGGCCAGGAAATGTTCCACAAAGCCTAGCACCAGCGACAGCAGCACCAGGTCAGGctgttcctgctgcagctctgcctcgaATAGCCGCACCACATCCTCCACCGAGCGCAGTGGGAACAGGGCCTTTTGCcatggcttcagccccatggtgggCACCCGGGGCAGCTGGGAAGAGGTAAAGAGCATCAGGGGAGGCTGATGAGAGGGCCAGGGGAAGAGGGACACTTCCAATGTCACTTCAGACAGCTGAAGCTTGAAGTCTGGGAGCTATGTCTCtgtccccacctgcacccaaagGGGGGTCCTCCCCACCCCATCTGTCTTTGTCCACACCTGCATCCAAAGGGAACCCCCCCCATCgcatctgtctctctcccctcaagagatcccccaccccacctgtctCTGTCCCCACCTGCCCGAGAAGGaactcccacccccacacctaGGGTGACCAGCCGTCCCGTTATTAGGGGCATTGGCGCACACAAGCGCCTGTACCCCACCCCCTGAAGAAAGTgccccaatttttcacacttgctttcggggccctctcccccagccccccccttaccagaggcagccgcccctcctcccccaccagcttcACTTCCCCGGCACAAACACAGTAGCCATGCTAGTGCCACAAGACACCATGGGGGCCACAGTTCCGCAGGGCACGATGGGAATTGTAGTAAGCCGGGCCAGCCAATCACGCCATCTCCCCGAGGAATGCTGGGAGTGATAATGTACAACTAGCCCCGGTGCCTTATTGGAAATATAGTCTGATACCGGGGAGGGAAAGCAGCATGCCCCAAGGCATGTTGGGATTGGTAGTTCTGTTAACTAGCTCCCCAACGCCTCATGGGAAACGAAAATTGGCGCCCGAATTGTAAGGACACACCTGCCGTGATGCATGCTGGGAGTCGTAGTTCTCCGGGCAGTGCATTCTGGAACGTGTAGTCTTTCCAGGAACTACAGCCCTTCCTCAGCATGGCTCACCCCAGCTGGGGCATTCCAGGAGCTGTTTGCACCAGCGGGATTCTGGAGCTTTTACTTTTTCTAAATCTTCAGGCCCAAAGCATTGTGGGATTTTTAATGATGTCATCCACTTgccccagctgccctggcccAAGTTGACCCAGGTACTGtgggcttccctgcagcagtgtccCACTTTGGGAGGCAGGAAGTACAGCGTAAGGGAGGGTATCTAATGTCATCATGGATGTACTGGGTGATCTCAGAGCAAGCTACAGCCTATTTGTGCCCCTGCTTTCCCTGGAGGACAGGACTGGGCAGGGTTGCAAAAGTGCAGTTCTGTCAAGCCTCCCTTGTCACAGCACCCACACAACTGcaagcccctctccctgcagtaTCACAGCACCCCCAGCACACCAGACAGCAGCTGCAGTTTACCACCCCCTTCCGCCCTGCCAATGCGGACAGCACAGCACACAAACACCTTGCCCAGGATCTACTCCTGCAATTTAATTAATCCATTACCTTCCATTTTGTTATTTACAGGGTTGTTGGTTTTTATATATTTGTCTCCTACAGAAATGAGTGCAAATAAACGCAGCCCTAAGGTAATGCTAATAAAAAAGTCTTGCAGAGGGAGGAACACCCAATACAATGCCCCATTTTtagcaattaaaaatattaagttCCCCCCAAAACAGGATGTGAACCATTAGCAAAGAAGTGTCTCTCTTGCATTAGCTGGCAGCACCCCTGGAGGTGACAGAGGGCTATCGGCGACGCTGGGGGATACACATGCCCCCGTGGTGGCGGGAGCGGGCGAAGCCTGGCTTGCAGGCACAGCGGTACGAGCCATTGGTGTTGATGCAGCGCTCATTCTTGCACAGCAGCCCTCGCTGGTTCAGCTCCCGACACTCATCGAtgtctgtgggtggggagagagagtgtAGGCATTAATGGAAAGGCTctggagtgtgtgggggtgggtctTGAACCTGTATTCCCCAATGTGGGCAGGGAAAGACAGCAGCATTGTTTGTATAAGgtgaagagaacccaggagtcctggctcccaacctcATCACTGCTCTAATCCACTAGACCAGACTCCTGTCCCAGATAGTCCTGATGGTGTGGACAGCAGATCCCTTTCCACTTTCCAGGGCATGCAgtgtccttcctcctcctcctcacccactGAGAGCAGGTAAGTACATGCTGATTGACTTACCTAGGCAACGGGTACGTGTAGCATCTAGCTGGAAGCCGGCAGGGCACTCGCAAACTGCACCATGGTAGGTCCGGATGCAGCGGCCATTCAGACAGTGACATTCGTCTGAATCCTCCTCTGAGGTGTCATCCTCTGAGAGGCAGATGGGATACAGGGAGGACATGGGAGGACACTGATGAGACCAGGGGAATGGCAAGGAGTCCATACCCATGCAGCTGAAACTGAGGGAGGGAGACATGGGGAAGAGGGATCCCTTGTCTGCACAGAGATGCATCTGACTCTAGGGTGCAGGATGCTGTTCATACAGGAACCCTTAAGCCTGCAATGAGATGCCAGCTCTGGGATCCACAGGGGGGGCTGTGTTAGAGGGTTCACTAACCTTTGCGGGGCTTGCCCAGGAACAAGGGACTGAGGTCCCAGAAGGAGTTGCTCTCGCTCTGAGATGGCTGGCACTGCTGCCCTGCAAAGAATCACAACAACCAGCCTGGGGATACATAGCAGTGAATCACATCCCATCAGATCCAGCCCAGTGTAACCAGAGTCAGTGTTCCTAGAGGGGAAATGCCCCATCCCCATTCTCCATCGCCCAGAGCTAGCAAGTCCCCCTACATTGGGGCCAGACTGGAGCCAGCATGTCTAAAGGGTCAAggtcccctccccttttcctgcccCCTAGGGGCAGCTAGAGCCCCCACCCTGAGGCTAGGCTGGAGCCAGCACCCCAAGAGGACAGGCTGGGTATGGGTGCTACCTGGGCTGCGTGGGGGGCATGCACGGCACTGGAAGCCCCAGCCTTTTCCGTAGCGGCAGCAGCACTCCTCGTAGGTCAGGTGGTAGCCATTAAGTGGGGAGGCGCACATGCTGTCCTCCCCCCGGTGCTGCCAGCAGATGTCGCGCCGGTCAGCCGCCCGGTCTGCTGGtacagagagagagtgggagCCCACGTCCCATCCCAGCCAGTGCCCACAGCAGGCactcccacagggcctggcatgCTGGACAGGCCCTGACCACATCACCACACACCACAGTGTGCATTATCTGTGGGTGCAGGGGCACATTCACAATCTTCATAAACAGCATGGTCACAATCAGCGACACGCTCAAATGCACCCCAGCTTACAATCAGGGATACACGGTCACCCTTGCTCACACTCATAGGCTCACACTTACCCTTGCTCACTCTCAATGGCTCACTAACATTCACAGTTGCTCATTCACACTTGCCTGCTCATTCACAATCCTAAGCTCCTCCCACCTATACTGGCCTGTACCCACGTGACAGCCCTTGTGCCCCTCACCTGCCTGCATGTCGGGGAGCTGGCATTCCTTGCCACTGGGATCCAGCATCCAGGGCAGGCTGCACTCACAGTAGAAGGAGCCCAGTGTGTTGATGCAACGCCCGTGCCGGCAGGCTCCAGGGTCCCGGCACTCATCCACATCTACAGAGTCAATGCACAGTCATACAGCATCATGGGCCTGACAGAGTTGCCAtggcattgggggctagaaggGAATCACCATGGCGCCACCAAGGTCACTATGGTAACACTGCACCTGATAGGGTTGCCATGGCATCAGGGGCCAGCAGGTGTCACCATGGGGCTCTGTAGGTTGTCATTGGCACCAGGGGCCACAAACTGGTCATTGTGACACCAAGGGGGCATCTTTGCCCTctgtcctcccagacccagtgctggCGAGTCCACACCCCACCAGCTCAGTTCTCAGCCTCCCTCTTGCaaaggggctgggaggaggtaggGCTGTGATGGGACTGCCCACCCAGCCAGAGCCAAGGCTGAGACCCAGTAAGCTCATGTCACTTGTGAAGCGGACTCACCGATCTCACTGGGTGCCAGGCACTTCTTGTGTATGGGGTCGTAGacggcaggggcggggcaggtgcACACATAGGCCCCCCGTGTGTTCTCGCACAGCCCATTCACGCAGTTCGATTCGTCCAAGCACTCATCTACGTCTGGGGAGAAGAACATGGTTCAGAGCCCAACCACTTCTGGCCACCGGGCCCAACCCTGATTACAGGCAGCACCCGCTAGAGGAGAAGGCCCTGTGTCCCACTCTCCACTCCCGAGACAGTCAGTCATCCCTGCCAAGACCACAGCACAGCAGTGGCCCCTAGAGGAGAAGGGCTTGTGTCCCATTCTGCACACCCTGAGCCTCCCAGTCCTCTGCCAAGGGCAGATCACAGCAGAGACCCCAGAGGGGCATCCCTATCTATCCGCCCAGTCTCTAGACCAGCCAATGCTGCTTGCCCTCCTCACCCACACACTCGAGCAGGTTGCCATCGTAGTAGAAGCCTTGTTTGCAGTAGCACTCGTAGCCCGGCTGTGTGTTCACGCACTTCCCCTCCTTGCAGATCTCCTCCCTGAACAGGCTGCATTCATCGATGTCTGCAACGAGCCCCGGGACAGGGAGCGGAGGCTGGTTATAAGAGATCACTTGGAGATGCAGCCACccctggggtggggcatgggggcTGTTTGTACAAGGAATGGGGGTCCCTCATCTGGCATTAAGATGCAGCCACgactggggtgcagcatgggggGCTTCAGTGGCCAGATATGAGGGTTGCAAGGTTGGAATCCCCCTGACTCACTGGTaaggagcagggggagaggtAGCTTTGGCTCCTGATCCCGCAGTGCTCAAGTGCAGGCCCTGGCCATATCGGAGTGCAGACTCTAGTGCTCACCTCGGTGGGCAGGGATGCCATAGTTCAGTATATTGTCGTCCAGAATGAATCCTTTCCCATCAGGGCAGAGAGAGTGGAACTCGGCTACAAGGGAGAGATGGGGGATGCAACCCCCAAAAGGGGTGAAGAGGGATTAATGTCTAGACAAGATATCCCCTCTCTTTGCTCCACAGATCAGACCCTTGGACCATCTTGCCTGGGATCCCCCCTGCCCTACAGATCAGACAATTGGGTCTATCCAGCCTGG of Pelodiscus sinensis isolate JC-2024 chromosome 11, ASM4963464v1, whole genome shotgun sequence contains these proteins:
- the MEN1 gene encoding menin, which codes for MGLKPWQKALFPLRSVEDVVRLFEAELQQEQPDLVLLSLVLGFVEHFLAVNRVIPTNVPGISFEPRPGPEPDSLTYFPVAELSIVAALYARFTAQIRGAVDLSLYPRPEGFSSRELVKKVSDVIWNSLSRSYFKDRAHIQSLFSFITGTKLDSSGVAFAVVGACQVLGLPDVHLALSEDHAWVVFGRDGEQTAEVTWHGKGNEDRRGQTVNAGVAERSWLYLKGSYLRCDRHMEVAFMVCAINPSIDLHTDSLELLQLQQRLLWVLYDMGHLERYPMALGNLADLEELEPTPGRPDPLSIYHKGINSARKYYNNEHIYPYMYLAGYHCRNKNVKEALEAWADTATVIQDYNYCREDEEIYKEFFDVANDVVPNLLKEVANLAEPPEEKGPGERGEGSPVQAGGSALQDPECFAHLLRFYDGICKWEEGSPTPVLHVGWATFLVQSLGRFDGQVRQKVTIVAREAEANEDDEQGSEDPREGRRRGPRRESKPEEPPLPKKAPERRRPSSGQRPDKPPAGEKEEGGAPTPGAPPAPPPEGPVLTFQSEKMKGMKELLVAAKINSSAIKLQLTAQSQVQMKKQKVSAPRDYTLAFLKRPRKSL